One segment of Paenibacillus sp. FSL R7-0337 DNA contains the following:
- a CDS encoding bifunctional riboflavin kinase/FAD synthetase has translation MRTVTLSYPMLPEAAAQYAQPQVVALGQFDGLHLGHASVITSAVALAREAGVPAAVMTFYPHPKDVMGKGDYEGYLTPSKDKQELLAGMGVELLYIIEFNEELSRVSPADFVSVMLLPLQIVTAVVGFDFRFGYKGEGDADRLSELGQGAMKVETVAPFLLEGEKVSSSGIRKSLLSGELGKANAWFGRCYHLRGTVGHGEKRGRTIGFPTANLQLEDRYVIPAKGVYAVKVFYRNEVLYGVMNVGVKPTFHEGVTTPSFEVHLFDFASDIYGHELKVELVSYIRSERKFGSIDALIAQIGADAETAKGLLGYHS, from the coding sequence GTGAGAACCGTAACGTTAAGCTATCCGATGCTGCCTGAGGCGGCAGCACAGTATGCGCAGCCTCAAGTAGTTGCCCTGGGACAGTTCGATGGACTGCACCTCGGGCATGCCAGTGTCATCACATCAGCTGTTGCTCTGGCCCGCGAGGCAGGTGTACCCGCAGCGGTGATGACCTTCTACCCCCATCCCAAGGATGTTATGGGCAAAGGGGATTATGAGGGATACTTGACCCCCTCTAAGGATAAGCAGGAGCTGCTTGCCGGGATGGGTGTTGAGCTTTTATATATAATTGAATTTAATGAAGAGCTCTCCCGGGTAAGTCCGGCGGACTTTGTCTCTGTGATGCTGCTGCCGCTGCAGATTGTAACTGCAGTTGTAGGGTTCGACTTCCGCTTCGGCTACAAAGGTGAGGGAGATGCGGACAGGCTCTCGGAGCTGGGACAAGGTGCGATGAAGGTAGAGACGGTCGCCCCGTTCCTGCTTGAAGGAGAGAAGGTCAGTAGCTCAGGTATCCGCAAGAGCTTGCTGAGCGGGGAACTGGGTAAGGCTAATGCCTGGTTTGGACGTTGTTATCACCTGCGCGGTACCGTAGGGCACGGGGAGAAGCGGGGCCGGACCATCGGCTTTCCGACAGCCAACCTGCAGCTCGAAGACCGCTATGTTATTCCGGCCAAGGGCGTATACGCCGTCAAGGTCTTTTACCGGAATGAGGTCTTGTACGGGGTGATGAATGTCGGCGTGAAGCCAACGTTTCACGAAGGCGTGACCACTCCGAGCTTTGAGGTACACCTGTTTGATTTTGCCTCAGATATCTATGGGCATGAGCTTAAGGTGGAGCTGGTTTCCTATATCCGGTCTGAACGCAAGTTCGGGTCCATCGATGCCTTGATTGCACAGATCGGTGCAGATGCTGAGACAGCCAAAGGGCTGCTGGGATATCATTCCTAA
- a CDS encoding bifunctional oligoribonuclease/PAP phosphatase NrnA — MQSYEQSLQQTRKFLLEHDDYLVVSHVQPDGDAVSSTLAVGWLLSCLGKKYLMLNEGQIPQRMEYLWHADQIVNLSEGSLPRQYSHVICVDCADFQRVGLTQQHFTSDALILNIDHHPTNNGYGAVNLIKPDAAATAEILFDLLKTFELKWDIDIATAIYTGLLTDTGGFRYSNTSPKVMAAVSELLTLGVNGPDLAETLLEEMTLPQVKVLNRALSTLQLSSEGDIAWVYVTPKDMLDSGAANEDLEGIVNYPRNIRGVEVGILFKVIDDHAVKASLRSAGKVDVAALAQAFGGGGHTRAAGARINGTLEEAVTQVLEEVKRHL; from the coding sequence ATGCAGAGCTATGAACAAAGTCTCCAGCAGACGCGTAAGTTTCTGCTGGAACACGACGATTATCTTGTAGTGTCGCATGTTCAGCCGGACGGAGATGCAGTCAGCTCCACCCTTGCGGTGGGCTGGCTTCTCTCATGTCTGGGCAAAAAATATCTGATGCTGAATGAAGGCCAGATTCCGCAGCGAATGGAATACTTATGGCATGCCGATCAGATTGTCAATCTGTCTGAGGGTTCGTTGCCCCGCCAGTACAGCCATGTGATATGTGTTGACTGTGCGGATTTCCAGCGTGTAGGGCTGACCCAGCAGCATTTCACCAGTGATGCACTGATCTTGAATATTGACCATCATCCAACGAACAACGGCTACGGCGCGGTGAACCTCATCAAGCCGGATGCGGCAGCGACAGCAGAGATACTGTTCGATCTGCTGAAGACCTTTGAACTCAAGTGGGATATTGATATTGCCACAGCCATTTATACTGGACTGTTAACGGATACCGGCGGTTTCCGTTACAGCAATACTTCTCCTAAAGTGATGGCGGCGGTATCCGAACTGCTGACACTGGGTGTGAATGGACCGGACCTGGCTGAGACCCTGCTGGAAGAGATGACGCTTCCCCAGGTGAAGGTGCTAAACCGTGCACTTAGCACATTACAGCTCAGCTCTGAAGGAGATATAGCCTGGGTGTATGTTACACCTAAGGATATGCTGGACTCTGGAGCGGCCAATGAGGACCTTGAAGGGATTGTCAACTATCCGCGGAATATCCGCGGTGTAGAGGTAGGCATTCTGTTCAAGGTTATTGATGACCATGCGGTGAAGGCCAGTCTTCGTTCAGCAGGTAAGGTGGATGTGGCCGCACTTGCGCAAGCCTTCGGCGGCGGAGGACACACCCGGGCAGCAGGCGCGCGTATTAATGGAACTCTGGAAGAAGCTGTGACACAGGTGCTGGAGGAGGTCAAACGTCATTTATGA
- the rpsO gene encoding 30S ribosomal protein S15, whose protein sequence is MALTQERKHQLIDEHKTHESDTGSPEVQVAILTENIVNLTDHLRTHKKDHHSRRGLLKMVGQRRKLLAYLKNKDIRRYSALIEKLGLRR, encoded by the coding sequence ATGGCATTGACTCAAGAACGTAAACACCAATTGATCGACGAGCACAAAACTCACGAATCCGATACTGGATCCCCTGAGGTGCAAGTTGCTATCCTTACGGAGAACATCGTTAATTTGACTGACCACTTGCGTACGCACAAGAAGGATCATCATTCCCGCCGCGGACTGCTGAAGATGGTTGGACAACGTCGTAAACTGCTGGCGTATTTGAAGAACAAAGACATCAGACGTTACAGCGCCCTGATCGAAAAACTGGGATTGCGTCGTTAA
- the nusA gene encoding transcription termination factor NusA — MSMEFIEAMNELEREKGISKDVLFEAIEAALISSYKRNFNAAQNVRVDMNRNTGVIKVFARKLIVEEVLDARTEISLLAAREINPHFQLEDIAEQEVTPRDFGRIAAQTAKQVVTQRIREAERGLIYNAFIDKEDDIVTGLVQRQDMRNIYVDLGKIEAVLPLSELMPGEKFKQSERIKAYITKVENTTKGPQIMLSRSHPGLLKRLFELEVPEIFDGVVEIRSVAREAGFRSKIAVFSRNPEVDPVGSCVGPRGTRVQTIVTELRGEKIDIVRYSELVQEYVANALSPSKVLEVQVFEPEKMARVIVPDYQLSLAIGIKGQNARLAAKLTGWKIDIKSETQAEQEYGRPRSSNDEMHQDSVSID; from the coding sequence ATGAGTATGGAGTTTATTGAAGCTATGAATGAACTGGAAAGGGAGAAAGGCATCAGCAAGGATGTGCTGTTCGAAGCCATCGAAGCGGCGCTGATCTCCAGCTATAAACGCAATTTCAATGCGGCGCAGAATGTGCGTGTGGATATGAACCGTAACACAGGCGTAATCAAGGTGTTTGCCCGCAAGCTGATTGTGGAGGAGGTTCTCGATGCACGGACCGAGATCTCGCTCCTGGCTGCCCGGGAGATCAACCCGCATTTCCAGCTGGAGGATATCGCCGAGCAGGAAGTCACGCCGCGTGATTTCGGCCGCATTGCCGCCCAGACTGCGAAGCAGGTGGTTACCCAGCGTATCCGCGAAGCGGAACGTGGCCTGATCTATAACGCTTTTATCGACAAGGAAGATGATATTGTAACCGGCCTTGTACAGCGTCAGGATATGCGCAACATCTATGTGGATCTTGGCAAAATCGAGGCGGTTCTTCCGCTGAGCGAGCTGATGCCTGGAGAAAAGTTCAAGCAGAGCGAGCGTATCAAAGCTTATATCACTAAGGTGGAGAACACGACCAAAGGGCCGCAGATTATGCTGTCCCGCAGTCATCCAGGTCTCCTGAAGCGTCTGTTCGAGCTGGAGGTGCCGGAGATTTTTGACGGGGTGGTGGAGATTCGTTCCGTTGCCCGCGAAGCTGGCTTCCGCTCCAAGATCGCCGTGTTCTCACGCAATCCCGAAGTGGACCCGGTCGGCTCTTGCGTAGGGCCAAGAGGCACACGTGTACAGACCATTGTGACTGAGCTTCGCGGTGAGAAGATTGATATTGTCAGATATTCCGAGCTGGTGCAGGAGTACGTAGCCAATGCACTTAGCCCGTCCAAGGTGCTTGAGGTTCAAGTCTTTGAACCTGAGAAAATGGCCCGCGTCATTGTTCCTGACTATCAGCTGTCACTGGCCATCGGCATCAAGGGGCAGAATGCCCGTCTTGCCGCTAAGCTGACCGGCTGGAAGATCGATATCAAGAGCGAGACGCAGGCGGAGCAGGAATACGGCAGACCCAGATCGTCCAATGATGAAATGCATCAGGATTCCGTCTCCATCGATTAA
- the infB gene encoding translation initiation factor IF-2, whose protein sequence is MTKEDNKDKLRVYEYAKSLNMSSKEIITILKRLDVPVNNHMSVMENGSVNKVEQFFKDIKSNAAAKRDTGTSSRPVTTGTVTAEVRSAQNTNKIQSEKQVGMNSNQNNNQSTTSPRPQSGQDSRRTQTSGSAQNSRPQGSSSSSRPQSSSTGSRPQGSSTGSRPQGSSTGGSRPQGSSTGGSRPQGSSTGGSRPQGSSTGGSRPQGSSTGGSRPQGSSTGGSRPQGSSTGGSRPQGQGSAPRTGDRPQGQGNAGGGFSRSDGPKKNTTGGRPGGNNSGQKRYDDNKGGNYRGRGGKNNRGRNQPTVYREKIDNTPKKIIVRGSMTVGETAKLLHKDASEVIKKLISMGVMATINQELDIDTILLLAGEFGVEVEVKIPVDEDSFETVEENDSEDDLMTRPPVVTIMGHVDHGKTTLLDAIRSTNVSGGEAGGITQHIGAYQVEINHKKITFLDTPGHEAFTAMRARGAQVTDMTIIVVAADDGVMPQTVEAINHAKAAGLPIIVAVNKIDKPGADPDKVKQELTSYELVPEEWGGDTIFVNLSAKQRINLEELLEMILLVAEVNEYKANPDKRARGTVIEAELDKNRGPVARILVQNGTLKVGDAFVAGNCFGRVRAMVNDKGRKIKEAGPSTPVEITGLTEVPQAGDPFMAFEDERKARAISDRRSTTQRQSELNTNTRVTLDDLFKHIKDGEIKDLNVIIKGDVQGSVEALKGSLAKIEVEGVRVKILHSGAGAITESDITLAAASNAIVIGFNVRPDAQTKAAAEQEKVDVRLHNIIYNVIEEIESAMKGMLDPIFKENVIGHAEVRNVFKISKVGSVAGCMVTDGKIARNAEMRLIRSGIVVFTGKIDTLKRFKDDAKEVAQGYECGITLERYNDVVEGDIIEAFIMETVER, encoded by the coding sequence TTGACTAAAGAAGATAATAAGGATAAGCTGCGCGTATACGAATATGCAAAGTCTTTGAACATGAGCAGTAAAGAAATTATTACCATTCTGAAGCGTTTGGATGTCCCGGTGAATAATCATATGAGTGTCATGGAGAATGGCTCCGTGAACAAAGTTGAACAGTTCTTCAAGGACATCAAGTCAAACGCTGCAGCCAAGCGGGACACCGGCACCAGCAGCCGTCCGGTAACTACCGGAACGGTAACCGCCGAAGTACGCAGTGCTCAGAATACCAACAAAATTCAATCGGAAAAGCAGGTAGGTATGAACAGTAACCAAAACAACAACCAATCGACGACGTCCCCAAGGCCCCAAAGCGGACAAGATTCCCGCAGAACACAAACATCAGGCTCCGCTCAGAATTCTCGCCCGCAGGGCAGTTCAAGCAGCAGCCGTCCACAAAGCAGTTCGACTGGCAGCCGCCCGCAAGGCAGCTCCACTGGCAGCCGCCCACAGGGCAGCTCCACTGGCGGCAGCCGTCCACAAGGCAGCTCCACTGGCGGCAGCCGTCCACAAGGCAGCTCCACTGGCGGCAGCCGCCCACAGGGCAGCTCCACTGGCGGTAGCCGTCCACAAGGCAGCTCTACTGGCGGCAGCCGCCCACAAGGCAGCTCCACTGGCGGTAGCCGTCCACAAGGCAGCTCTACTGGCGGCAGCCGTCCGCAAGGACAAGGCAGCGCACCACGTACAGGTGACCGTCCGCAAGGTCAAGGCAATGCAGGCGGAGGTTTCTCACGCAGCGACGGCCCTAAGAAGAACACCACTGGCGGCAGACCTGGTGGCAACAACAGCGGCCAGAAACGTTACGACGACAACAAGGGCGGCAACTATCGCGGCCGTGGCGGCAAGAACAACCGCGGCAGAAACCAGCCGACCGTATATCGTGAGAAGATTGACAACACACCTAAGAAGATCATTGTCCGTGGCAGCATGACCGTGGGTGAAACCGCGAAGCTGCTTCACAAGGATGCTTCGGAAGTGATCAAGAAGCTGATCTCGATGGGGGTTATGGCCACAATCAATCAGGAGCTTGATATCGATACGATTCTGCTGCTGGCCGGCGAATTCGGCGTAGAAGTAGAAGTGAAGATTCCGGTTGATGAAGACAGCTTCGAGACCGTGGAAGAGAACGATTCCGAAGATGATCTGATGACCCGGCCACCGGTTGTAACGATCATGGGTCACGTTGACCATGGTAAAACAACCTTGCTCGATGCCATCCGTTCCACGAATGTATCCGGCGGCGAAGCAGGTGGAATTACGCAGCATATCGGTGCCTATCAGGTTGAGATTAATCATAAGAAAATCACATTCCTTGATACTCCGGGCCATGAAGCTTTCACCGCCATGCGTGCCCGTGGTGCCCAGGTTACAGATATGACGATTATCGTTGTAGCGGCAGATGACGGCGTAATGCCTCAGACTGTAGAAGCGATCAACCATGCCAAGGCAGCTGGACTTCCGATCATTGTGGCAGTTAACAAGATCGACAAGCCGGGCGCAGACCCTGACAAGGTGAAGCAGGAGCTTACAAGCTATGAGCTGGTGCCGGAAGAGTGGGGCGGCGATACAATCTTCGTCAACCTGTCGGCTAAGCAGCGCATTAACCTTGAAGAGCTGCTGGAAATGATCCTGCTCGTTGCCGAAGTAAATGAGTACAAGGCGAACCCGGACAAACGGGCACGCGGTACTGTTATAGAAGCTGAGCTTGACAAGAACCGTGGACCGGTTGCCCGTATTCTCGTGCAGAATGGTACGCTGAAGGTCGGAGACGCATTTGTAGCGGGTAACTGCTTCGGCCGCGTACGCGCCATGGTGAATGACAAGGGACGCAAAATCAAGGAAGCGGGACCTTCCACTCCAGTGGAAATTACCGGTCTGACCGAGGTGCCGCAGGCGGGCGATCCGTTCATGGCCTTCGAAGATGAGCGTAAAGCACGCGCGATCTCTGACAGACGTTCTACAACGCAGCGCCAGTCCGAGCTGAACACGAACACCCGCGTTACGCTGGATGATCTGTTCAAGCATATCAAGGACGGCGAGATCAAGGATCTCAACGTTATCATCAAGGGTGACGTTCAGGGTTCGGTAGAGGCGCTGAAGGGCTCCTTGGCCAAGATCGAAGTCGAAGGCGTACGCGTGAAGATCCTTCACAGCGGTGCCGGCGCGATTACGGAATCCGATATTACCCTGGCAGCAGCCTCCAATGCTATCGTGATCGGTTTCAACGTTCGTCCGGATGCCCAGACGAAAGCGGCGGCCGAGCAGGAGAAGGTGGATGTGCGACTGCACAACATCATCTACAATGTCATTGAAGAGATCGAAAGTGCCATGAAGGGCATGCTTGATCCTATATTTAAAGAAAACGTTATCGGTCATGCCGAAGTGCGCAACGTATTCAAAATCAGCAAAGTGGGCAGTGTCGCAGGTTGTATGGTTACCGACGGCAAAATTGCCCGCAATGCTGAAATGCGCCTGATCCGCAGCGGTATCGTTGTCTTCACAGGCAAAATCGACACCTTGAAGCGTTTCAAAGATGATGCAAAAGAAGTGGCACAGGGTTATGAATGTGGCATAACTTTGGAACGCTATAATGATGTCGTTGAAGGCGACATTATCGAAGCATTCATCATGGAAACGGTAGAGCGCTAA
- the truB gene encoding tRNA pseudouridine(55) synthase TruB, producing the protein MSELTGVLAVYKPAGFTSHDVVAKARRILGMKRIGHTGTLDPQVTGVLPLCLGRATRVVEYIQELPKEYVATLRLGMASDTEDLTGTITESVEEVHVTEAEVLAVLNSFQGVISQVPPMYSAVKVDGKRLYELAREGKTVERKSREVEIYEIEMQQMVWNGNYPEITFRALCSKGTYIRTLCVDIGRKLGLPGVMVKLERTMSAGISASHCLTLEQIAQHKEGGTLDEHLIAADEAISHMPRHTVAAEKKKAALQGQRLSTRFVMPEVKQAGDFRLYDQQGEFLGIYALEANGAIAPVKVFAQV; encoded by the coding sequence ATGAGTGAGCTTACAGGAGTTCTGGCTGTATATAAGCCGGCAGGGTTCACTTCACATGATGTTGTGGCCAAGGCGCGGCGCATTCTGGGCATGAAGCGGATTGGACATACCGGGACCCTTGATCCTCAGGTAACCGGAGTATTGCCGCTCTGTCTAGGCCGGGCTACTAGAGTAGTGGAGTATATTCAGGAGCTGCCCAAGGAATATGTCGCCACGCTGCGGCTGGGAATGGCCAGCGATACAGAGGATCTAACCGGGACGATTACGGAATCCGTGGAGGAGGTTCATGTCACAGAAGCCGAAGTGCTGGCTGTGCTGAACTCCTTCCAGGGCGTGATCTCACAGGTGCCGCCGATGTATTCCGCAGTGAAGGTGGACGGCAAGCGTCTGTACGAGCTGGCCCGGGAAGGCAAGACCGTAGAGCGGAAGAGCCGTGAAGTGGAGATTTATGAGATTGAGATGCAGCAGATGGTCTGGAATGGCAACTATCCGGAGATCACTTTCCGGGCGTTATGCTCCAAGGGGACCTATATCCGTACCCTCTGTGTAGATATCGGACGTAAGCTCGGTCTTCCCGGTGTAATGGTGAAGCTGGAGCGGACGATGTCTGCCGGGATCTCTGCCAGTCATTGCCTGACTCTGGAGCAAATTGCGCAGCACAAGGAAGGCGGCACACTGGATGAGCATCTGATTGCTGCTGACGAGGCGATTTCACATATGCCCAGACATACCGTTGCCGCTGAGAAGAAGAAAGCAGCCCTGCAGGGGCAACGTCTGTCGACCCGGTTTGTAATGCCGGAAGTGAAGCAGGCCGGAGATTTCCGTCTCTATGATCAGCAAGGGGAGTTCCTCGGTATTTATGCTTTGGAGGCTAACGGAGCTATTGCACCTGTCAAGGTGTTTGCCCAGGTCTAA
- a CDS encoding YlxR family protein: protein MKQRKVPLRKCVASQEMMPKKELIRVVRTPEGEVLIDLTGKKSGRGAYICGKLEYFKLAQKTKALDRALKCQVSPEIYAQLARDFASVEEQFLAAKDSEDNE, encoded by the coding sequence ATGAAGCAAAGAAAGGTGCCGCTGCGTAAATGCGTTGCCAGCCAGGAGATGATGCCCAAGAAAGAGCTGATTCGCGTGGTGAGAACGCCTGAAGGCGAGGTGCTGATTGACCTGACAGGCAAGAAGTCGGGCCGTGGCGCTTATATCTGCGGTAAACTGGAATACTTTAAGCTAGCACAGAAGACCAAAGCACTTGACCGGGCATTGAAATGTCAGGTCAGTCCTGAAATCTATGCCCAGCTTGCCCGGGATTTTGCATCCGTGGAGGAGCAGTTTTTGGCAGCGAAGGATAGTGAGGACAATGAGTAA
- the rbfA gene encoding 30S ribosome-binding factor RbfA, translating to MSKIRAGRVGEQIKKELSQLIQSGLKDPRVGFVTVTGVDVTNDLSQAKVYLSVFGDEEQKSDSLRAIEKANGFLRSELGKAIRLRHTPELIFKIDESVAYGSHIEKLLGEIGKNE from the coding sequence ATGTCTAAAATCAGAGCGGGACGGGTTGGCGAGCAGATTAAGAAAGAGCTGAGCCAGCTCATCCAAAGCGGACTGAAGGACCCGCGTGTCGGGTTCGTAACTGTAACTGGCGTAGATGTGACGAACGATCTGTCACAGGCCAAGGTATACCTGAGCGTATTCGGGGACGAGGAGCAGAAATCAGACTCACTTAGAGCGATTGAGAAGGCCAATGGCTTTCTCCGCTCGGAGCTTGGTAAAGCGATCCGCCTGCGCCATACGCCTGAGCTGATCTTCAAGATTGACGAATCCGTTGCTTACGGAAGTCACATTGAGAAGCTGCTCGGCGAAATCGGCAAAAACGAATAG
- the rimP gene encoding ribosome maturation factor RimP — protein MSTPKSKIKQTVEQLLGSYLEDNGFELVDVEYVKEGSNWFLRVFVDKEGGIDIDDCGTISEYISQKLDENDPFSEAYFLEVSSPGAERPLKKAADVAKAVGKDVYVTVYEPIQGLKEFEGRLLSFENEELLISAGKKEHVVPYAKVASARLAIIF, from the coding sequence TTGAGCACACCCAAATCCAAAATTAAACAAACGGTAGAGCAGCTGCTCGGGTCCTATCTCGAGGACAATGGTTTCGAACTGGTGGACGTTGAATACGTGAAGGAAGGCTCCAACTGGTTTCTGCGCGTATTCGTAGACAAAGAGGGCGGCATCGATATCGATGACTGCGGTACTATCAGCGAATATATCAGCCAGAAGCTGGATGAGAATGATCCGTTCTCCGAAGCGTATTTCCTTGAAGTCTCTTCGCCGGGAGCTGAGCGTCCGCTCAAGAAAGCTGCGGATGTCGCCAAGGCGGTAGGCAAGGACGTATATGTAACGGTCTATGAGCCGATTCAAGGACTCAAAGAATTCGAAGGTCGTTTGCTCTCGTTCGAGAACGAGGAACTGCTCATCTCCGCGGGCAAAAAAGAACATGTGGTACCTTACGCCAAGGTCGCCAGTGCGAGATTGGCCATTATTTTTTAA